In a genomic window of Spodoptera frugiperda isolate SF20-4 chromosome 18, AGI-APGP_CSIRO_Sfru_2.0, whole genome shotgun sequence:
- the LOC118277853 gene encoding S-adenosylmethionine sensor upstream of mTORC1, with the protein MASEEHKKLSDYIKSVHLSLRKSSSKLGADTAWQEHCCKVDTLSKYAECMQKLATTHWETNCNSDTSEATSRIKWAVEFCHEYFNNQLYKKYRDKELEISQSIGLQVELEESFSEPIKLLDVGSCYNPFKVYNMFDVIAIDLCPANSSVLKCDFLNVAIGNCHIIKDLTATQLQQESFDVITFCFLLEYIPSSELRIAACEKAYKLVKPGGILIINTPDSKHVGANSKIMKCWRYTLAQIGFNRIKYEKAKFMHCMAFRKSLDKKIAQRWALLYKEPYMEYAIHIPQDSNILDDEELDTTQHIDEDSVLDDFQELPFN; encoded by the coding sequence ATGGCAAGTGAGGAACATAAAAAACTTTCAGACTACATAAAAAGTGTGCATTTATCACTTAGGAAGTCAAGTTCCAAACTAGGAGCCGACACAGCATGGCAGGAACATTGTTGTAAAGTAGACACTTTATCAAAATATGCAGAATGCATGCAGAAATTAGCCACCACACATTGGGAAACTAACTGTAATAGTGATACAAGTGAAGCAACCTCTAGAATCAAATGGGCAGTTGAATTCTGCCACGAATATTTCAATAACCAGTTGTACAAGAAGTACCGAGATAAAGAGTTGGAAATTTCTCAGAGTATAGGTCTACAAGTAGAACTTGAAGAATCATTCTCTGAACCCATTAAACTACTTGATGTCGGTAGTTGCTATAATCCTTTCAAAGTGTACAACATGTTTGATGTAATAGCAATAGATTTATGCCCTGCTAATTCTTCTGTTCTGAAATGTGACTTTTTAAATGTAGCAATTGGGAACTGTCACATAATAAAGGATTTGACTGCAACTCAACTCCAGCAAGAGTCGTTTGATGTTATAACCTTTTGTTTTCTCCTTGAGTACATACCTTCCTCCGAGTTAAGAATTGCAGCATGTGAGAAAGCTTACAAACTTGTGAAACCCGGTGGCATCCTTATAATAAACACTCCTGATTCTAAACATGTTGGAGCAAATAGCAAGATTATGAAATGCTGGAGATACACACTGGCTCAAATAGGTTTCAATAGAATAAAGTATGAAAAAGCTAAGTTTATGCATTGTATGGCGTTTAGAAAATCATTGGACAAAAAAATTGCTCAACGATGGGCATTATTGTACAAAGAACCTTATATGGAATATGCCATCCATATACCTCAAGATTCCAATATTTTAGATGATGAAGAGTTagacacaacacaacacatagATGAAGACTCTGTTCTGGATGATTTTCAAGAATTAcctttcaattaa
- the LOC118277854 gene encoding SAP domain-containing ribonucleoprotein, whose amino-acid sequence MADSTVTEVSKMKVVDLRKELKSRGLSYTGDKAELVARLQAAMSQDEHGDINLDSDEIDSDGVLEDEDDKSQGDILDDNAVDTLNEELALSEQPSPVKTTPEAKPPRTLKRRITSTEVSKDKPEDNKSTESKESAAKKIVLNRAISITSTPATTVEDKDVAAAEINPSSNKIKITADIDTKTRLEMRAKRFGLPVKMSEDERKEARKQRFGQTVSAKSSAISNSGTSVNLEKFKKRAERFGQSVSKIMTDIENQEKLAKRKAKFGASA is encoded by the coding sequence ATGGCAGATTCTACTGTAACAGAAGTGTCTAAAATGAAAGTGGTCGATTTGCGAAAGGAATTAAAGTCCCGCGGACTGTCATATACGGGAGATAAAGCAGAGTTAGTAGCACGACTTCAAGCTGCAATGTCTCAAGATGAGCACGGCGACATCAATTTAGATTCCGATGAAATTGACTCCGATGGTGTTTTGGAAGATGAAGATGATAAAAGCCAAGGTGACATACTCGACGACAATGCTGTGGATACTCTGAATGAAGAGTTAGCACTTTCTGAACAGCCATCTCCCGTAAAGACCACGCCAGAAGCTAAACCGCCCCGAACCCTCAAAAGGAGAATAACCTCAACAGAAGTATCTAAAGATAAACCTGAAGATAATAAATCAACAGAAAGTAAGGAGTCTGCTGCTAAAAAAATTGTGTTAAACAGAGCTATATCTATAACATCTACTCCTGCAACAACCGTTGAAGACAAAGATGTAGCAGCGGCCGAGATAAATCCCTCAAgtaataagattaaaattacaGCAGATATAGATACTAAAACACGGTTGGAAATGAGGGCAAAACGATTTGGATTACCAGTAAAAATGAGTGAAGATGAGAGGAAAGAAGCCCGTAAACAAAGATTTGGCCAAACTGTATCAGCTAAAAGTTCAGCCATCTCAAACTCTGGTACTTCAGTGAATTTAGAGAAATTCAAGAAAAGGGCTGAAAGGTTTGGACAGTCAGTCTCTAAAATAATGACTGATATAGAGAACCAAGAAAAATTGGCCAAACGGAAAGCTAAATTTGGAGCATCAGCATAA